The following proteins are encoded in a genomic region of candidate division WOR-3 bacterium:
- the scpB gene encoding SMC-Scp complex subunit ScpB, translated as MKQIIEALLIATDTPLSLARMAQIINCSEEEVKKNLEVLNEEYRQSGRAFEIKEVAGGYQIYTLPEYADYVGKLKQKKEKLSKAALETLAIIAYHQPITRAEIEKTRGVDCSYILESLLEKKLIKVAGRLPTPGRPIKYVTTDEFLRHFGIKDLSELPREEDFAEPAIETPPSFQSAQEPVVEEKQENLDKAIEEEFKDLTD; from the coding sequence ATGAAGCAAATCATTGAAGCTCTTTTGATTGCCACCGATACTCCACTTAGTTTGGCGCGAATGGCGCAGATTATTAATTGTTCGGAAGAGGAGGTGAAAAAGAATCTCGAGGTTTTAAATGAGGAATATCGTCAAAGCGGACGGGCATTTGAGATAAAAGAAGTAGCGGGTGGCTACCAGATCTATACCCTTCCCGAGTATGCGGATTATGTGGGAAAGTTGAAACAGAAAAAAGAGAAATTATCCAAAGCCGCCCTGGAAACCCTGGCAATCATTGCCTATCACCAGCCGATTACACGAGCGGAGATAGAGAAAACCCGGGGCGTGGATTGCTCTTACATCCTTGAGAGTTTACTTGAAAAGAAGTTGATTAAGGTAGCGGGAAGATTACCTACACCGGGAAGGCCGATAAAATATGTGACGACCGATGAATTCTTACGCCATTTCGGGATCAAGGACTTGAGTGAACTACCCAGGGAGGAGGATTTTGCCGAACCGGCGATTGAAACCCCACCGAGTTTTCAATCTGCTCAGGAACCAGTTGTGGAGGAAAAGCAGGAGAATCTTGACAAAGCAATAGAAGAAGAATTCAAAGACCTCACTGATTAA
- a CDS encoding glycosyltransferase family 4 protein — protein sequence MEYCEMENQAISSKKRCRIYQTQVLFVATAFPRYKGDVITPWMIELIERLWRKGIVVSVFTSSYKGLKNQLWNGMSVYRFRYFFKKYERLTHEETAVDRFSKGGFNILLSFLYVIFGTIAIVKLVRAKKFDIVHIHWPFPHILFGVVAKAVSRCRVFATFYGLEIRWLKKRFPFFVKPFSWLINRADVITAISNHTATELRGIVKKDIHLIPFSITVDFLGGAISDENFILFVGRHVERKGVHVLIEAFRMIHEEIPHDIIIVGDGPERRKWEKMSLDYGLGRRIKFTGWVSKEDLHNYYRTCSFFVLPAIYDKHGDTEGLGVVMIEAMSYSKPVIASNVGGITDVVINGYNGLLVKDNDPKELAEAIKRLVHDEALRKRLGDNAKKVIDERFNWDKIVDKLIELYEANH from the coding sequence ATGGAATATTGTGAAATGGAAAATCAAGCGATAAGTTCAAAAAAACGCTGTAGAATCTACCAAACGCAGGTTTTATTTGTTGCTACTGCATTCCCTCGGTATAAAGGTGATGTCATAACTCCCTGGATGATTGAATTGATTGAACGATTGTGGAGGAAGGGGATAGTGGTATCGGTTTTTACCTCATCTTACAAAGGATTAAAAAACCAATTGTGGAATGGAATGTCTGTTTACAGATTTAGATATTTTTTCAAAAAATATGAACGATTGACCCATGAAGAGACTGCAGTGGATAGATTCAGCAAGGGCGGATTTAATATATTGTTGAGTTTTCTTTATGTCATATTTGGAACAATCGCAATTGTAAAATTGGTTCGTGCAAAAAAATTTGATATTGTTCATATCCACTGGCCCTTTCCCCATATTTTATTTGGAGTGGTAGCAAAAGCGGTCTCTCGCTGTCGTGTATTTGCGACATTCTACGGTCTTGAAATCCGCTGGTTGAAAAAGAGATTTCCATTTTTTGTGAAGCCATTCTCGTGGTTAATAAACCGTGCCGATGTGATTACTGCGATATCAAACCATACCGCCACGGAGTTGCGCGGCATTGTAAAGAAAGATATTCACCTCATTCCCTTCAGTATTACCGTTGATTTTTTGGGTGGGGCAATCAGCGATGAGAATTTCATTCTCTTTGTTGGTCGACATGTAGAGAGGAAGGGCGTTCATGTTTTGATTGAAGCTTTCAGGATGATTCATGAAGAGATACCCCATGATATCATAATTGTGGGTGATGGTCCAGAAAGGAGAAAATGGGAAAAGATGAGTTTGGATTATGGATTAGGTCGCAGAATTAAATTTACCGGCTGGGTCTCTAAGGAAGATTTACACAATTATTATCGGACTTGCAGTTTCTTTGTTCTCCCTGCGATATATGATAAACACGGTGACACTGAAGGCCTTGGGGTAGTAATGATTGAGGCGATGAGTTATTCAAAACCCGTGATTGCCTCCAATGTAGGGGGAATAACCGATGTGGTGATAAATGGGTATAACGGTCTGCTTGTGAAGGATAATGACCCAAAAGAACTTGCCGAGGCGATAAAGAGACTTGTTCATGATGAAGCACTTCGGAAGAGACTTGGTGATAATGCAAAAAAAGTTATTGACGAAAGATTTAATTGGGATAAAATAGTGGATAAATTGATTGAACTCTATGAAGCAAATCATTGA
- a CDS encoding glycosyltransferase family 2 protein encodes MVHDLTLSIIIPVYNELDNIEKLINAVKAVNIKKEIIIVDDSSTDGTRDYLKKITDAKVLFHDKNLGKGAAIRTGLKYATGDVVIIQDADLEYSPGDYPKLLEPIILGKTKVVYGSRILGKGKFLKKSYFANRVLTLLTNLLFKGHVTDMETCYKMIDRRLMLSLNLVSSRFEIEPEITCKLLRKGIKIFEVPISYHGRTAGKKIGVKDGIQAIWNIVKWKIKR; translated from the coding sequence GTGGTGCATGATTTGACGCTTTCAATAATCATTCCCGTATATAACGAACTGGATAATATTGAAAAATTGATAAATGCGGTAAAGGCGGTTAACATAAAAAAAGAGATTATAATCGTTGATGACTCCTCCACGGACGGAACAAGGGATTATTTAAAGAAGATTACCGATGCGAAAGTTCTTTTCCATGACAAAAATTTAGGGAAGGGTGCAGCAATCAGGACCGGTTTGAAGTATGCTACAGGGGATGTGGTGATAATCCAGGATGCGGATTTGGAATATTCTCCTGGCGATTATCCAAAACTTTTAGAACCGATTATTCTTGGTAAGACAAAAGTTGTCTATGGTTCGCGGATTCTGGGTAAAGGTAAATTTTTAAAGAAGAGTTATTTTGCTAATCGGGTGTTGACCTTATTAACCAATTTGTTATTTAAAGGGCATGTTACCGATATGGAGACCTGTTATAAAATGATTGATAGGAGATTGATGCTGAGTTTGAATCTTGTTTCCTCACGATTTGAGATTGAACCCGAGATAACCTGTAAATTGCTGAGGAAGGGCATTAAAATCTTTGAAGTTCCTATTTCCTATCATGGCCGAACTGCAGGTAAAAAAATCGGTGTGAAAGATGGCATCCAGGCGATATGGAATATTGTGAAATGGAAAATCAAGCGATAA